CCGCTGATGCGTATCGTCCTCGTCGGGCCTCCCGGGGCCGGGAAGGGTACTCAGGCGCACTTGCTCGCCAAGACCCTGTCCATCCCCCACATCTCCACCGGCGACCTGTTCCGCGCCAACATCGGCCAGCGCACCCAGTTGGGGCTCGAGGCCAAGAGCTACATGGACGCGGGTCGCCTGGTGCCGGATGAGGTCACCATCGGCATGGCCAAGGACCGGATGGCCGAGTCGGATGCCGCAGGCGGCTTCCTGCTCGACGGCTTCCCGCGCAATCTTGCCCAGGCCAAGGCACTCGACGAGATCCTCGCCGAGTGGGGCATCGCCCTCGACGGCGTGCTCGACCTGGAGGTCCCCGAGGACGAGGTCGTCAAGCGCATCGCCGGTCGCCGGCTGTGCCGCAACGACGGCGGCCACGTCTACCACGTGGACTACAACCCGCCCGCCTCCGAGGGCGTCTGCGACGAGTGCGGCGGGGAGCTGTACCAGCGCTCCGACGACACCGAG
The sequence above is a segment of the Kitasatospora sp. NBC_00240 genome. Coding sequences within it:
- a CDS encoding adenylate kinase, which produces MRIVLVGPPGAGKGTQAHLLAKTLSIPHISTGDLFRANIGQRTQLGLEAKSYMDAGRLVPDEVTIGMAKDRMAESDAAGGFLLDGFPRNLAQAKALDEILAEWGIALDGVLDLEVPEDEVVKRIAGRRLCRNDGGHVYHVDYNPPASEGVCDECGGELYQRSDDTEDKVRTRLEVYHTETEPIIDYYAQQGLVATIPALGKVDEVTQRAIEALKK